TTGCAAATATCACTACATCGCTTTTCTGTGAAATAACCGTTGAAATTGAGGTTCCCCATGTTCCCGCACCTATGAGTGCTATCACTTTAACCTTAACTCCTCGCCCTTTATTAATCTTTGGATATTATCTTTATGTCTAAATAATATCATTAAAAAAGCAACAATTGAAACTGTCTTAAGGTAAATCGATCCTATCAATATTTCATATATTAGCACGCTTGATGCGCCAAATATAGATGCAAGCGACATTATCTTTGTCCTCTTCAGCGTCATAAACCATACTATAAAACCAACTGTTAGCGCCCCTGGATCAAGTCCCAAAAAAGCGCCTGCGGCAGTGGCCACGCCCTTTCCCCCTCTAAACCTCATAAAAGGAGAGCTTATATGACCAAATATGGCAGCCACGCCTACCAGAATCGCAAATATTTCGTTGTTTGCAAAAAAAATATATCTTGACAAGAAAACTGGCAAAAAGCCTTTCATAGCGTCAAGAAATCCAGCAAACACGGCAAATTTTAAGCCAAGCGTCCTATACACATTGGTAGCCCCAGTATTTCCACTCCCTATCTTTCTAAGATCGTGCCCCTTTGAAAGAGCTACCCAATGAGAAAATGGCAAACTGCCTACTAAATAAGAGAGTATCAAGAAAGAAGCATAAATAAAAATATTTTGAAAAAACATATACTTAGTCTTTGAAGTCCATTCTCAGGTTTATGCCTCCCATACCCAGTTGCTTTTTCACTGTACTTATAAGATATCTCAAATAAGACTTTGGCACAAGATCAGAGCGCACGTTTGTCTTGATATCTATCACCAAGGGAAACTTCGATGCAAATCTGATATTTCTTATTATAAGGGATTTGTTCTCGACTGTTGTAGGTCTTTTCGAAACAGCTTCTTTTATGGCATCAAAGATGTCCTTTTTCGAATAAGACTTCATAGCCCTTTCCCAAAGCTCTTTTAGGTTTTCCAGAACAAGATGGACGTTTTCACCTGTTAAGGCAGATCCGAATATTATAGGAGAGTCCATAAACTTTAGATCATTTTTTACGTTGTTAAAGATAACTTCTACAGATGACTTTGGAATAAGATCTTTTTTATTCACAAAAATCACTGAGGCGCCAGTTCTCTCAAGCATTAGGTCTGCTACTCTTTTGTCCTGGTGAGTGACAAGACGGCTTGCGTCCACCACAAGCACTCCCATTGGAGCGCCCATAGCCGATATGCTCCTGGAGACACTAAGGCCATCAAGTTCTTTGTCGTAGGCCTTCCTCCTCTTTATCCCTGCGCTATCCAGGAGAAGCCAGCTTTTTTCAAGCCTCCTGAAAGACTTTGCTACCACCTCTCTTGTGGTCCCCACAAGATCTGAGACGATAAACCTTTCCTCCTGCAAGATCGCATTGGCAAGAGATGACTTCCCCACGTTAGGGATGCCAAATATGCCAAAAACTATAGAATTGGGGGTATCCAGCTTTTGACCAGTTACCTTGCTAAATATCAAGTCTTCAAGCTGATAAATGTTCAAACCATGATATGCGCTTATAGGCACAATGTCATCAATTCCAAGCGAATAAAAGTCTGATATATCAGTTTTACCCTCAGACTTGTTCACCACAAGAATTATTGGCTTATTAAATTTCCTAAGATATAGAGCTATCTCTTCGTCAATTTGGGTTAGACCCTTAGCATCTACCACCAGCACAATTAGATCAGACTTCTCTATAACTTCTCGCGATTTCTCAAATGCAAGCTCAGAAAAGTAATCCCCCTCAAGAACGCCAGGCAGATCAATCAGGTTCAATGCGCTCGCATCGGTGTATCTGAATATGCCCTCGTGAAAATCTCTTGTGGTGCCAGGCACGCTTGAGACCATAGAATAGCTTTGTTTTAGTAGCCTGTTAAAAAGGGTAGACTTTCCAACGTTCACCCTACCTGCCAGAACTACACTGGAAAGTTTTCTCATAAATTTCTTAACCTACTTTCTACTTCTTCAATAATCCATTCGGGCGTAGAAGCGCCCGCTGTGATGCCGATGCTCTTATATTTTGACATATTTTCAGGCAAATCAGATGCGCTTTCTACTTTGTATGCGTCAATGTTATATGAGCTCAATGCTAAGTATAGTTTTTTTGTGTTTGAACTCTCTTTTCCGCCTATTACAATCATCGCATCCACCTTTCCTGCTAAATTCCTGGCAGCCTCCTGCCTCTTTCTGGTAGCGAAGCAAACTGTATTCGCCACCACAAGCTCCTGTGAGATCTCCACCAGCCTTGCTGCAAGAGATTGCAATTTTTCAATTGGCTGTGTGGTTTGCGATAGAAGCCCAACTTTTTCTATAATTTTTTTATCAAAATTAAATTTTTCAAGATTTTCGTTAACAACATTTGAATCGGGTGCATAGCTCAAAATTGACTGCACCTCAGGATGCTCGATCTCACCAAGTATTACCACACGAAAACCTTCAAGGTAGAACTTAGAGGCGATGCTTTGTGCCTTTGCCACATGAGGACATGTCGCATCTATAACCTCTATACCCAGTTTCTTTGCGCTCTCAAGCACATCACGCCTTACACCGTGGGTTCTCAAGACTATTGCAGGAGCGCTAACTTCATCAAGAGAGCTTATTGGTGTAGCGCCCAACTGAGCAAGCCTTTTTACTTCGCGTTCGTTGTGAATTAGGGGCCCGAGCGTATTCACTCTTTGATATTTCTCCAACGCCGCAAGAACTTTCTGATGGGCAAGCCTGACCCCATAACAAAAACCTAAAGACGAAGCTCTTTCTATAGTCATATATTCAA
The Thermodesulfobium sp. 4217-1 genome window above contains:
- the plsY gene encoding glycerol-3-phosphate 1-O-acyltransferase PlsY; protein product: MFFQNIFIYASFLILSYLVGSLPFSHWVALSKGHDLRKIGSGNTGATNVYRTLGLKFAVFAGFLDAMKGFLPVFLSRYIFFANNEIFAILVGVAAIFGHISSPFMRFRGGKGVATAAGAFLGLDPGALTVGFIVWFMTLKRTKIMSLASIFGASSVLIYEILIGSIYLKTVSIVAFLMILFRHKDNIQRLIKGEELRLK
- the der gene encoding ribosome biogenesis GTPase Der, with translation MRKLSSVVLAGRVNVGKSTLFNRLLKQSYSMVSSVPGTTRDFHEGIFRYTDASALNLIDLPGVLEGDYFSELAFEKSREVIEKSDLIVLVVDAKGLTQIDEEIALYLRKFNKPIILVVNKSEGKTDISDFYSLGIDDIVPISAYHGLNIYQLEDLIFSKVTGQKLDTPNSIVFGIFGIPNVGKSSLANAILQEERFIVSDLVGTTREVVAKSFRRLEKSWLLLDSAGIKRRKAYDKELDGLSVSRSISAMGAPMGVLVVDASRLVTHQDKRVADLMLERTGASVIFVNKKDLIPKSSVEVIFNNVKNDLKFMDSPIIFGSALTGENVHLVLENLKELWERAMKSYSKKDIFDAIKEAVSKRPTTVENKSLIIRNIRFASKFPLVIDIKTNVRSDLVPKSYLRYLISTVKKQLGMGGINLRMDFKD
- the ispH gene encoding 4-hydroxy-3-methylbut-2-enyl diphosphate reductase, translated to MTIERASSLGFCYGVRLAHQKVLAALEKYQRVNTLGPLIHNEREVKRLAQLGATPISSLDEVSAPAIVLRTHGVRRDVLESAKKLGIEVIDATCPHVAKAQSIASKFYLEGFRVVILGEIEHPEVQSILSYAPDSNVVNENLEKFNFDKKIIEKVGLLSQTTQPIEKLQSLAARLVEISQELVVANTVCFATRKRQEAARNLAGKVDAMIVIGGKESSNTKKLYLALSSYNIDAYKVESASDLPENMSKYKSIGITAGASTPEWIIEEVESRLRNL